One genomic window of Arvicola amphibius chromosome 4, mArvAmp1.2, whole genome shotgun sequence includes the following:
- the LOC119812410 gene encoding C-C motif chemokine 3-like — translation MKVPTAALALLLCTMALCDQVFSARYDADTPTSCCFSYSRQINRKFIADYFETSTLCSQPGVIFITKRNRQVCADPKETWVQEYIADLELNA, via the exons ATGAAGGTCCCCACAGCTgcccttgctctccttctctgcacCATGGCTCTTTGTGACCAAGTCTTCTCAGCTCGAT ATGATGCTGACACCCCAAcctcctgctgcttctcctaCAGCCGGCAGATTAACCGCAAATTCATTGCTGACTATTTTGAGACCAGCACACTTTGCTCTCAGCCAGGTGTCAT TTTCATAACCAAGAGAAACCGGCAGGTCTGCGCTGACCCCAAAGAAACCTGGGTGCAAGAATACATCGCTGACCTGGAGCTGAATGCCTGA